Part of the Triticum urartu cultivar G1812 chromosome 2, Tu2.1, whole genome shotgun sequence genome, ATCCAAACCGCGTCACGGACCTATACAGACCCGCGTTGGATGGCTTTAGCTGTCCGAACAACACGGTTCAGACACATGTCGGAGGTTTGGGGGCGTTGGAGATACTCACGTAAAGAGACGACAACTTCGGTCTTGTTCAGTTGTTCTACGGGAGATGATGAAAGAAGCATCATGAGCGCATGAAAATCCGAAGCATCCTTGAATATGTTTGCACGTAGACCAGAGGCGACAGCGTTGTTACATGGTTGTTGAGAGGTTCAACGTACCCATAACAAGAGAGAATGTTTCAGCAGGACTGACGAAGATACCATCTGTTACTTGACTGAATAAACATGAGAGTGAATTCCGGTTTTTACCCCTTATTTTGAAAATTTTGACAGCATTTACCTCATCTAACGTGAATTCATCCATTTTACCCTATTTAGCGAAATTGTTGCCACAATTTACCCTGTTTAATTTTTTTGTGTGTGTTATCATCAGCGGATCCCAATTATCTGGTCCAGCTAGCACGTCAGATTGACGGTTTTCTCCTTGCTGAACGTGTCCTTGTAGCTTCTCCCGACCAGTCCGGCCTGATATGAGCTCACCAGATCAGGTCGCTCATGTCCAATGCACAACGCTCGAGTTGGGCCACACCATGTTGGCCTTCATTATTCACTGCACACATCACTCGTATTAATTCCTTCCAATCACACACACAATCCTGCCCCAAACTACTGCCTCCTTTGCTAGGATGGGGCAGGATGACGTAGCCGACGAACGGCAGGCAATGGGTGGCAGCCGGTATATGACATGTCTTCTCCACTCCCATATGCATGACCGCATTCCCAGTTTCTCACCCTTGGTAGTTAGGTTTGAAGAAGTATTCTGATAAGATGACTGAACTTGATTAGCATGACATGTTACCATTGAATAAATTACAGGAGAAATTGTTAATGATATAATCTGAAATCATGTATGTTTTTCTTCAGTATTATCATATATAACTTTAAGTATGGATGATTCTGTGGATCAGATTAAAGTGATGTAAATATATGCATGACTTTGTGGATCAGATTAAAGTGGTGTAAATATACTGATATAATATGAAATCATGTATTTTCGAGCAAGCCTGGCGGGAGCGTGCAGCGGAAGCTTGGACGGGCGATGCATCAATTGGGGGTGAGCAACACAAGCGAGAAGCGACTCGAGGCGAGTGGCTGACTCGAGCGCTGTGTGTTGGACACGACATGAGCGGCCTTCATCGGGCCGGGCCAGTCAGGAGAAGCTGCGCGGCCCAGTTCAGCGGTGAGAAAAATAGCCAAAAAAAACTACTGATGTGGCATGCCAGCTGGACCAGACAATTGTGACACACAAATCAGAACGCTCACAAAATTTTAAACGGGGTAAATTATGGCAACAGTTTTGCTAAATGAGGTAAAACGGATGAAAACTCGCTAAATGGAGTAATTAGTGTCAAAAATGTCAAAATAGGGGGTAAAAGCCGGAATTCACTCTAAACATAACGACGGCTTCCCATCCCCGGTCCCTGTTCCATGCATGAGCAAACTACGTACAGAAGATGAAAATATATTCACCTACTTACTAGTTCGACATATTTTTATGCAACGTGATGACCAATTGGGTCTCGTTCTACGGAAAGAAAATCTGTTCAAAAGCCTCAACCGACACATGAACCTTTGTCTTGCTGAAGATGGCCGCATTCAGACTCAACTACACCACAAACCGAAACCTACCCCGAACTTATAGCCCGATGACGTTGACCGAGAAGATCTGAAGTTATTTTTAGATAATAAAGAAGATCTTGTGTTTGAATAACGTACAGGTTGCGAAACAAAAGAGGCAAAGGGGTCTGGCCTCAGGTACAGCTATTGTGGACAATTCCATGTGGCCCGGCTGCTCGCTGGCGTACTACGTGGAGACTGAAGAAAACCTACAACAGCTTCTTGTCGACCAAGCTAAAAAGTTTATCCTACGTGGAGACTGAAGACAACCTACAACAACCTCTATGCAGATGGTCTTTGCATACGCGGAGCGTGTGGAAGAGCATGTTCTTGATAGCCCATAAATATAGAGGATCGCGTCTTTGATAGTATTCGCGACAATCCCAACACATCATAGATTCAAGAATTGTCGGGTCAGCAGTTTCGGATACAACCAAGGCCAAGGAGACCAAGAAAACACCACTACTATCTCTGCAGAGCGCAGCTGCAACTCCTCGATCACCAGCTCTAGAAAAAAAAGACCATTGGCATGGATCTTCACCAAACCTGCACCAGGTTATTCCATGCTTGCCTTGAATTGGAACCAGTCCATGTGGGTGCACCACCGGCTTTCACTGATCGTTGTAAGGCTTCCATCTCAGTAATGAAGCTAGTCACAAAGGAATGAGTAGCATGGGGGCTCTGTAGCACACGCCTTCATGGATAGCATTTTGTCTAACTCTCCATATTGACCATAGTGTGACAACCAGCTCTATAAGCTGCTTGTGTGGTAAGATCTCTATCATAGCTAGAATCCAGCCTTTAGCATTTGGCTTCCTCATGGTCTGAATACGATCAACCACCTCTCCATCAGCTAATGCCCAGACGCACCTTGACATTGAGCACTCCAGGAGGGATTGCCGCTATGAATCCTGTGCACCGCATAGTTGACACTTGTCATCGTCTGCCATGTTTCCATGGTGGCGGACATCCTCTGTTGGGATAGAACAACTGGCCAGTCTCCAAAGGAAATTTTAGATTTTGCCAAGAACTTGAACGGACCATAGCGAAGTCCACGCCTTCACGTCTTCTTCGTAATTTGACCTTCCTGCATTGTTTGAGCCAGTCCCCTCTCCTTCTCTTCGTATCTACCAACATACGGTACGCCGACCTGACTGTGAAACTGCCATTTTTCTCATAATTCCAAGCCCAAGAATCCTCCATGTTCCTAGTACACAATGGAATACACCTGAATTGTATTACATTCGGTGCAAAAAATAACTTATTGTAACAGGTCATCTATCCACTTAGCGCTAGTGTGATATTTTAGTTCATTGATTGTAGTTGGGGGATTATTTGATAGACATGTTATCGGTCTCATCATCACCATGTTGGACAACCAGTTGTGCTCCCAAATCAACATGGAACGCCCATTCCCGATCCTCCCGATAAGACCTTGGCAAAGGGCATCCCTGCCATCTATAATTGCGTGCCACACCTGCGATGGCTTGGTCCCCAGTTTTGCCGATAGGATAGTCTCATTGGGGAAATAGATAGCTTTGAGGATTTAAGCACTTAACGATTGTAGATTCTGTAGTAGGCGACATGACTGTTTGGCAAGAAGAGCCAAGTTGAATAGCTCGAATCTCGAAACCCTAGACCTCCCATAAATTTGCCTGTAGAGGGAAAATAGGTGAGGCGGCACCTGAAGGACGGTGTAAATGGGCCAGCGCATTCACACAACCTCACTTGAGTtgagtttttctttctttttttatttagcTTTCCTATTTTATTTTTCTCGGAAAAACAATTGTTGGATCTCGTTTATGGAgctaaaaatataaaaaattatattaaaataaataaaacatatatatttttataaaatgttcaaTGCTTATATAAGAAAATATGTCATTCAGAAAAAATAGTTCGCCGTTTATGAAAAATGTTCACTGTATATTTAAAAAAATACCATATAGTATAAAAATGTTCAACATATATTAAAAATAGTTCACCATATAGAAAAAATGTTCACGATATATTAAACAAACGTTCATTgtatattttaaaaatgttcagtGCATATTCGAAGAATGTTCACCTGTATATTAGAACATGTTTATAGTATAGAAAATTATATAAAGAaaaaaacagagaagaaaaacCAAGAATAAAAtcccaaataaaaataaaataaatccCGAAGGGAAAAAGGGAATGTTGAAAACATAATAGGGAAACGAAAAAACATCACAACAGAAAACAAaccgaaatcactaattaaggagtactcgttgaaaagaacactccactttctcatgttgcgacaagtggcgtacatgcagcgcgccacttgtcgcaacctgggagttttcccttttttcgtagattcgtttattcaaaacgttttattttttaaaccgtgcgtccaaatcttgaactgttttcatcattggattcctcgcgtcgagatcttcaaaactagatcacatgttgataggttttgatgaacttttttaatGAAAAAAACCGGGTGAAAAAATCGAACCGGGAGCACGGTTTTTTCCCTTttcgaaagaggcacgcccgtgcctctcgtgAAATCACATCCGTGCCTCTttgtggaagcaaaaccgtgactctcgtggaaggaaaaaacagaaaacacgtttttttcgtttctgagaggcacgaccgtgactcttgcgaaagcacagccgtgcctctcgtgaaagcaaaaccgtgactctcgcgaaaaaacagaaaacacgtatttttttccctttctaagaggcacggccgtgactctcacgaaagcacaaccgtgcctctcgcagaagtaaaaccgtgactctcacgaaagaaaaaaaacagaaaacacattttgtttttccctttccgagaggcacggccgtgactctcgcgaaagcacaaccgtgcctctcgcggaagcaaaaccgtgactctcgcgaaagaaaaaaaagaaaacaccttttgtttttccctttccgagaggcaaggccgtgactctcgcaataacacaaccgtgcctcttgcggaagcaaaaccatgactctcgcgaaagaaaaaaaacccagaaaacacgtttttttcgtttccgaaaggcacggccgtgactctcactagagcacaaccgtgcctctttgcgaaaaaaaccgtgactttcgtgaaaggaaaaaaaagaaaacgtgtttttttcaTGTAAAATTTTTTTTTAtcgaaaagctaaggaagaccgggagaaaaccaaaacgtcgaaaaaagcaggaaaaaaaccgtttaaaaagccgaaaacgcgtgcagaaaaataaaaaaacaaaatccgaagggaacgtccagagcgcgacacgtggcgaatggctgagagcgcgtcaagtggcgctgatcgttacgaggctcccgaaggagggctcgttaactagttgctccccaAACCGAAATCACTCACTAGGCCGGCCCAACTTGATTCCCACGCAGGCGTCATCTCGCCTATTTTCCGCTTGCAGGCGGCAAATAAGGACTTAAGCGCCGGCTGGCGCATCAGTGCTGGTGAGCCAGGTTAGCGAGCAGTGGCCCAAGCTAgcgctcgctcgctcgctcgaAGTTGGAGGAAAGGATTTCAGGTTAAAAAAAAGAACCTTTTTTATCCAGTTTTCTATAAATTAATACTTTTATAGTTTGAAAATGTGTCCCtatattttaaaattttcaatgaattacgaaaaatgttcggatttttctaaaaaaatatacTGAATTTATAAAACAGTATTTACAAACTTTAAAAATGTTGTAGAATTTTAATACAATTTTAAAATTGCTAGTTTGGAAAAATTCACGATTTTTTTTAAATCGCAACTCTTTGACTAGTGATCGAATAATACAAATTTGGCAAATCCTCAGTCTGAAGTTAGAGCAAGCCTGGTAGAGTTTTACCGTAGGTATGACATGAAGATTACCTCAAGATAAATATGACCTAGAAGCTAATTGCATCGATTCGATGCCCAGGTGCATCTGCACCTGAGCGTGAACATTAAGTTCATTTGAAAATTGCAAAAAAAATGACTTTTTTGGTGTGAAATACTCTAATGCATGATGTGCTTTCAAAAGATCATGTTGTTTGGGCATTCGAGGAGGCCGTGGTGAAAAAGATAAAAAAATCATGTGCCTACAGAAAAATCATTTCTGCACGTCGGGGATGCCACGATGGCCTTCCGGGGACCCAACTGGCGGTGGCCTCCCGAGTTCTACTTCTCAATAATGGTGGCAGGCGCTGACGTACTGGCCGCCACCTCGTTGATCTCCACGAAGCTGGCTTCTTTTTTCGCCGGCAGTGCGAGGTACCGCGAACATTGACAGCAGATGGCACGGTCGCAAACACGGGATGAGTGGTACGACACGGCGCCGTCCACGGCAACCATGGTGCCATGCCGTTATGCTCCCCCGCGTGCCGGCCTGGAGAAACTCGCCACTCCTTGGCAAGCTGCTGAACCAACCGCCGGCTTGGAGCGGCCACGTCCGCGACCTGGCCTGCAGTGGCCTGGTAGAGAGTTGCCTGGCTCGTATCTAGTAGGCTCGGAAGGCCACCCAGTTGACTGGTATGCTGGAAAACTCCCTGCTCGCTGGATgccatcactagtagaaaaacgacttttagtaccggttcgtaaggacaaccggtactaaagggtggaCATTAAAGgtccccctttagtcccggttcagcacgaaccgggaccaaaggcccaccacgtggcacgaggcGCGCCGTGGTCTTGGgaacctttagtcccggttggtggatTTTTCTGGGCCGGCGCGgtctgcatacgactagaaactcaacctctagttgggccaggatgcaggcccgtaCGGCCCAGTAAGCCCCACAGGGCAGGAGACTTGCAATAGGCCCACAAAGGCCTGCTTAGAGAGGAGCTCGACACGGTAGCCGCGGCGGGGTTTATAAACCGGTGCGAGCTCCTCTCAACtagtgaggtgggactaaacattatGCACTGCGGGTGACAGCGCACCACCTTTAATACCGGTTGATGGcttcaaccggtactaaaggggggggggggggggggtctttagtaccggttggagtcaccaacccgtactaaaggccaccacctttagtaccggttggagccaccaacccgtactaaagggggggggtctttagtaccggttggagccaccaacctgtactaaaggccaccacctctttagtaccggtttgtgtcacgaaccggtactaaaggttcgccatgaaccggtactaatgagcgccgcccgcctagccgttagAACCGGCACTattggtcacattagtgccggctcaaatacaaaccgggactaatgagctgaatatttgaccctttttctactagtgcatggGGAGTACGGAAAAAATGATGCAAGGAGATTTGGGGGGGTGTGTGCGTTTTTTGCGTGATGTCCAGCATTATTTAAATAGCGGGCGTACGTAAGGAGCTAGCTTGCATTGTGTTTAATGTCGGCGGACTTGCGAACGGACGTTTGACCGAAATAGATTTCTCGGCACACGGGCGAGTTTAATGGAGGCAGGCGGGAACTCTGTAGCCGTTTGAATGTGGCGAGGAGACTTGTTCAGTCTGGCGGGCGGCACTCTCTCGGCCGATGCGCCGCTTCAAAGCTGACAATGAAAGGTCACTTCTGCTCTGGGCCGGTGTCAATGCGGAATGGCCATTGTACAACGACATTAATGCGGGTAGCCGGCGTTCGAAGGGAAACCACGCGGGCGAGCGAGGAAGGTTTTCGATGGGCAAGGGTTGCCACTTGTTAGATGCGGATGTGGCAACGGTTCGGACGCCCACAGAACACTCCCATATTATCTTCGATTTACCGGAAAAAGCACATCCAAGACGATCTGCGAACCGATACAAGATCATGTTAAATGACAAAACCCGTCTGAAGCTGTTCAAATAGCCAAATGGTTGCGGGTGGTACCGAGCCACCGCCTCCACCGTTTCGTCAGTGCTCCAACCGTTTCCACCGCACCCGCGTTTCCGCAATGCGCCTGCGCCGCCGCGACATGTCACGTCGTTGCGGGCTTTGTCTCGCCTCCACCCTCGTCACCACAACTGTCCGCGGCTCCGTCTCAGCCCGTCGCCACTGTGGCAGAAGCTAAATGGGCTGGGTCGTCGCCGCGGGATGGTGCACGTAAGCATGAGCGGTATATTCCGGCAAACAAAGAACAATGAGCGCTACTAGTATATGGGATTCAGTTGAACATGACCTATAAAGTGCAATATGATGTCTAATCCACAACTAATGGCACTCTAATCATAATCAGTATAAACCCTAATTCCAGGCTCACTCATTCCCCCCCACAGTTTGTGCAGTTTACACAAAGAAGAGGAGGAATCCAATCATCTAACCCTCTTGGACGTGTAGTTCTTGGCAAGGGCAACAAAGACGGCAAAGTTGAGCAAAGTGATGGCGACAACGAGCACGAAGTAGTAATCCAGGTGCCCGTCATCCAGTTCCGGTGGAAACCATCCCGTCCTGCCCCCAGCCGAGGTGACGGTCGCCACCAGCGTCACCAGCTGCGAATTGATCAGATTCCCGAGCGAGATGGACAGGAAGTAGAACGCCGTCGACGCGCCCCTCATCGTCTCCGGCGATTGGTCGTAGAAGAACTGCATCTGCCCCACGGAGAGCGACGCGTCCGAGACCGCCATCACGACGTACTGCGGCAGCAGCCACGCTATGCCCATTTGGGCCGCCTCCTGGCCCCCGGCCATCCGCAGCCTGCGCGCCTCGGTGCACGCGGCCACGGCCACCGCCCCGGCCGCCGTCGCGTGCCCGAGCCCCATGAGCTGCAGCGGCGTGAACGCCACGGATGGCGCGACGGCCCTGTTGTAGAGCGTGACGTAGGCGGCGACGAGCACCGTCTCGATGGACGTCAGCGACGCGGCCGGGACGGACGCGGCGCCGCCCGCGATGTGGGAGTCCGTCTTGGTGCCCTGCTGCACGAACGTCGTCTGCGCCTGCGTGTTGGCGACGAAGTAGATGGCCGAGGTGAGCCATATCGGGATCAGCCGCAGCAGAGTCTTGAGCTCCTCCACCTGGGTCACCGTGCACAGCCTCCATGCCCGGTTCAGGTCGCCGTCTTCCAAGTCCTCGGCCGTGACAATGGCAGCCTTGTCCAGGCACCTGACGGACGGACACTAGCAGAGCATTTAGTCTGAAACTCTGATTAAAATCAAGATTTTCATGCCTCATAGGATCTACCTGAACTGTTCGGTGTGGTGCAATCGTTCGTGCAGGGGATGCAGCAACGGGTTCTTGACACCATCCTCCTCGTACAGTTCTGTGGCGTCCTCAGGCACCGTCAGGTTTACCTTGCGAGAGAACGCCACCAGCACTTGGAGCACGCCTTTCATCGGGCTGCCCGCCGGAGGCACCATCCGGTACATG contains:
- the LOC125538150 gene encoding protein NRT1/ PTR FAMILY 8.5-like isoform X1 — protein: MAAPVAESNDLQILDYFWTVIPHATSPSNPRRPVPAGRKNAGGMDADRRGSLRTPILADDVAQASGSEAREHEVHKAAGPCSDKALRVILCLQFLEVSAFYGVYLNLIVYLQDVLHGDSASNVTAVNSWAGVSYLMPLLGAAVADSYWGKCKTVLIGLCISVVGMAMVTMSATLPSLRPPPCSPGVYCAPATLSQDLVFFSGIYLCGIGIGASKAVFISFAAEQFDDDDDKNTSGREAKASYFSWYYAVANVAMLTAGTLLVWVEDKVSWGLGYGICASFVAVAVVCLAATAPMYRMVPPAGSPMKGVLQVLVAFSRKVNLTVPEDATELYEEDGVKNPLLHPLHERLHHTEQFRCLDKAAIVTAEDLEDGDLNRAWRLCTVTQVEELKTLLRLIPIWLTSAIYFVANTQAQTTFVQQGTKTDSHIAGGAASVPAASLTSIETVLVAAYVTLYNRAVAPSVAFTPLQLMGLGHATAAGAVAVAACTEARRLRMAGGQEAAQMGIAWLLPQYVVMAVSDASLSVGQMQFFYDQSPETMRGASTAFYFLSISLGNLINSQLVTLVATVTSAGGRTGWFPPELDDGHLDYYFVLVVAITLLNFAVFVALAKNYTSKRVR
- the LOC125538150 gene encoding protein NRT1/ PTR FAMILY 8.5-like isoform X2 is translated as MRCTRPPVPALIRRSESSCFLEVSAFYGVYLNLIVYLQDVLHGDSASNVTAVNSWAGVSYLMPLLGAAVADSYWGKCKTVLIGLCISVVGMAMVTMSATLPSLRPPPCSPGVYCAPATLSQDLVFFSGIYLCGIGIGASKAVFISFAAEQFDDDDDKNTSGREAKASYFSWYYAVANVAMLTAGTLLVWVEDKVSWGLGYGICASFVAVAVVCLAATAPMYRMVPPAGSPMKGVLQVLVAFSRKVNLTVPEDATELYEEDGVKNPLLHPLHERLHHTEQFRCLDKAAIVTAEDLEDGDLNRAWRLCTVTQVEELKTLLRLIPIWLTSAIYFVANTQAQTTFVQQGTKTDSHIAGGAASVPAASLTSIETVLVAAYVTLYNRAVAPSVAFTPLQLMGLGHATAAGAVAVAACTEARRLRMAGGQEAAQMGIAWLLPQYVVMAVSDASLSVGQMQFFYDQSPETMRGASTAFYFLSISLGNLINSQLVTLVATVTSAGGRTGWFPPELDDGHLDYYFVLVVAITLLNFAVFVALAKNYTSKRVR